The genomic window CCGTCGTCCACGAcgggcgctttgtccgccaGCCAGTCGGCCTCCATCAAGGAGGCTTTGATGAAACAGATACAGACCGAGTCCAACACGGCCAACGTACGGATGCTGATGGAGGTAAGATGCACTGGCAACCCACAAGTTCACACTGCTCCCGTTTCAACGGCTAACCGTATGCCTTGTCATATACTAGAACGTCAACTCAACCTGCTTCGAGAAGTGCGTCCCGACCCCCGGCTCATCCCTATCAGGCAGCGAGACGGCCTGCGTCCAGGCATGCACTGAGAAGTACATACAAGCCTGGAACGTCGTCAATGCCTCGTACCTCCGAAGGATACAGCaagaggccgccaaggctcgATAAGCGCATCAAACCGTTCCCGAGTCCCGCAAAGGAACAAGATGCGGTGACACACCGCCCATCACTGTAATAATCAAGGTACTCTGCAGTGGGCTCCAGAGGCCTTAACTGTAAACACTTTTTGTACAATCAGACATTTGGCGGGGGGACATGCGCTCGGTAGCACAGCGCGATGGACAAGCGCAGCACCACGCAACAagtgagaagagagaaagaaaagagaaaaaaaaaaagcacaacaCGCCAGTAGTATAGAGTTTTTTTTCGGTTTAGGAACCTGGCAAAAATGTCCAGGTAGAGAAACCAAGGTTGGGGGGTATCGCTATATATGATGACATTACGGATCTACAGCGCCGTTCTTCTTCGCCTCGGCTTCGGCCCTCTTGCGCGCCAGGTATCTCTCCTTGGCGCTTGAGATATCGCTTTCTGTCTTGCGACTCTTGGATACTAGCTCAATCTTCTtgcgctcctcctcggcctcctcccGTGAACGCTTGAGCGCCTGTTCGTACTGAGCCTCCATCATGCGTGACTGCCGATCCCGCATGGCCTGCTTACCTCCGCCGCCAAAGTAACCCCTGCTGCTCCCGTGGTCTCGCCTGTCGCGCTCGTCCCTTCGGTCGCGATCGTCGTCCTTCTTGACATcggtcttcttcttggccccGAGGTTGAGCCCGCCCTTTAGCAGCTGCCTCTTGTCCACGACCTGGCCATCATCGTTGATGGCCACCGCGGCTCCCTTCTGGTTCAATTCCCGGGCCATATCGACGTCcgtcttttccttttcctccGCTTCGTCCTCTTGGGGCTTTTGCGGCCCGCCATTCTTCTGTGCCTCTTCGGCAGCCTTCATCATCTCTGCATGTCTCTTGTCGCCCTGGTCCAGCAGCCGCTTGTAGAAGCCCGTCATGCCCCCGGCCTCGTTCTTCTtgtcctcggcctcctccctcctcttctcctcctcctctagCCTCCTGTTCTCTTCCTGCTGCTTCTTATACGCCTCGGTCACAAACATGTCCTTGTCGGCAAACTCGTCCCCCTCGGCCTCGCGCTCCCGCTTCATCTTCTTGTCCTCTGCGATCTTGCGGTCCCTCTCCCGCACCTCGGCCATTTTCTTCAAGTTCGCCATGTACTGCGGTCTGCGGTCCGCCGCAGAGGCCTTGGccgctgcggctgcggcgggCGCTGCCTTGAACGAGTCGTAAGCCGCGTCGTAGTCGTATATCGACGGGTCCTCCTTCTCGGCGCTCTGCGCGTGCTTGCGCGCCGTCAGCGCGCTCGACAAGTCCCCGATAATCGGCACCTGCTTGCCTGCGCCTCCGGACGGTTTCGCCCCTGACAATGGTCTTTGCCCGCCGGCGGATTTGGGTTTTGACGCTGATGACGTCTTGGCGTCACGGTTGCGGGCGGCCGCTGCTGGTGGCGGTGCGGCGTCGCTGATTTCTGTGATCACCTCGACCTGCCCACTTTTACCGCCGGCGCGgttgtcgtcatcgtccgAGTCCCCATCGTCGCCGAATACTGGACGTCGCTTTGCGGGGTTTGGTTTTTGTGAACcggattttttgctgaggtTGAGGCCGTATGAAAGTGGCTTGCTCATCATAGTCACGCGTGGCCAGTAATAATTGTGTGTTCCGTGTCTCTCTTGCGCGTTGCTGGGTTTGTGGATTAGATGGAAGGTGAAGTTCGGATTGGGCAGGATAATATACGCAATTGAATTGGTGAAGGTTGATGTTGGACTGCGGACGGACGTCACCCCAAGATCGCGTCACGGTGGGCTGGGTCTGATTCGCGTAAATCATTTCCTTATCGCTTATCGAATCTCGGCAGCTCCGGGTGGGGTCCCCGGTCGAAGCCGGCTCGCACATATTTCGGAGCCGGGCCATGATTTGCTCCCGCAAGACTGCTTTATTCAGCAACTGGCCGCACCACAAGTATAAAGGATGTATCGCCCTCCAAACAAAGTCTATATCGATGATTGAAAGAATTTCACGTAGGAAAGTACATTCATTCTGAAAAATGGATGTGTGAAAAAGCACAACCAAAGCCAACCAAAACCCCTCTTAACAAAATATGAAAAATAGCCAGCGAAAGGCGACCAAACCCCATTTTACCACATGAAAAAAATAGCTAGACCCTGAAAACCGATGACCATATCGCAAGATCACCAAGGGTCTGGCTATGTGCTCCCAAAGAAACCATCCAACATGTTTTCATCAAACATACTGGTCATCTCGGCTTCGTATGAGGCAAGTGTCGACTCGGCATCATCTGGAAAGTTGGCGATATCGGAATCCTCCCCGGTTGAACGGTCCATGCCGCCCACAAGAACATCCCTTTCTGTCGCTTGCGAGTTCGGTTGACTCTCCATGTTGTTCATAGGATGCGCCACTCCTCCCACCTGTGTCAGCTGCTGGACCTGCTTCAACAGTTCGGATTTCTCAAAGTCGAGCTCATCAATGCGCTGGTCAATCCTCGCGATCCGCGCCTGCAGCGCTGCAACTTGATCGCCGTCGTGAGAGGCATCCTGTGGGTCGTGGAAGTAGTCGTGAGCCGGAGCGGAACTGACGTGGGAAAGCATGCTGGGCCGTCTAGGTTGGTGCTCACGGCGCTGAGCTGCCGCTGAGCGACCGGATGAGCTGTTTGCTGCAGGCACGATTGTACAAAAGGTATCGCAGAGAAGCCTGAACTTCTCTGGGCGGCTGAGGGCTTTTCGAGCCTCTGGAGGGCACTTGCGAGAGAAGTGGCTGTCGGACTCTGCCGGGACGGTGAAGGTTTTCCAGCAGTTTTTGCAGAGGCTAGCAGAAGGATGCTGAATGCCGTCGAACACCGGAGCGTCAAAGGATGAGATGCAGTTGTTTGCTACACTCAAGCCATGCCTCCTGGTTAAGTGACGCCTGTATCAATGAAATCAGTATGTCATTACCAGAGACATATGTGTTGATAAAGATTTGAACTCACGTTATCTGTGATATGGGACCGCGTTCGACTTCGCACTGTTTGTACCTTGATTCGCTCGAGCTTGAATAAATCTGAGGGTTTACATGCTTGAAGGGGCACTGCAGTCGGGAGGAATTATTGAACTCTGTGGAGGGCAAGCTGGGGCTTCTGTGATCGTCGGATGGATCGTATTCCGAGTCTCCAGCGGCACCGTCGACGCTTTCATCCTCCCCATCTCCTGTATCAAAAGCATGAGAGGCGCCAGTGCCCGAGATTCTTGGGTCGTTGTCATTGCCTCGTTTTCGCTTTCGTGTTGGAGTCGCTTTCCTGTCTATAGACGAAGCGCCTTTTCCCTGGACAGCACAAGACCCGGAATAGTTTGTTGAATTGACAGATGGTGGAACCGACGGTATCGCTTCAGCAAGATTCCACAATTCTCTACCTTGAGTAGAGTTTATTGCCAAACCTTGAACTGGCGTGCCATCATGCCCAGGAATTGCAAGCTGATGGAGTCTGGACAGTGCAGAGTTGAGATTTTCATTGTGGTCTGGCGATCGGAGCAATGGGTAGGCCAAGGGTGTCGGGTGTTCTGTCTTTGTGACGGCAGCCAAGTTGCGAGATGCGACCAAAGTCGTAGGTAGCATAAAGGGTAGACCATTTTCCATGGGACTATTCGACCAAATACCAGGGATCTGAAAAATCGGCTGGCCTGACAGAGAGTCGTCCATGAAGTGGCTCTCAGTCGGCTGACCGTGGCGGCCTCGTGTTTCCAGTTCGTTGCGGCAGAGACCATCACAGCCCACAAACGGACAGACATATGATTCTGAAGACCGGTTTCGTTGGTGAGCCATGTTgtgtttcttcttctcgtgCTGCTTCAAGTTCGACTCCCGCTTGGACTTATGGCTGCAGCCAGGGTAACTACACGAGTACATTTGTGGTGATTCCGTATGCCTGTCGTTGATGTGACGATCCAGCTCCTTCTCGTTGGAAAATCCACGCTCATGAAATGTGCAGTCTTCATAAGGACATTTGACGGGCCTCTCATGAAACTTTTTGTGCTTTTTCAGATCACACGCTCGAGGGAACGTCTTGGGACATGACGAACACTCGTATCGAGATCCCGCCGACGACCTGTGGTCGTCCTGAGGTGTCACAGCCATGGGAGGCGTGGTTTCCCGCCGTGTGTGCTGAAAAGTAGTCTGGTCATGATCGGTGTCTGCGTGAAGCTGCGGAAAGAGCGTGTATTCCGTGTCTGAACAGACGATTGTCATAGGTAAGTTTGTTAGCTGCTTCAAGTCCCAGTCCATGCCGAGTTACTTGGGGATGACCAACCTAAGGTTAAAGTTTCCCTGCCTGGCGCTGTATGGAGAAATGCTTGATGCGAGGTATAATAGGGAGAGGCGACGATGATGGCATCCGCCTCTGGCGTCTCACTGGCGCCAGGTTCCTGCTTAACTGAGGACAGACCCCAGCGGAGCCGCTCGTCGGAAGCTTGATGGCCCGCCAACGTGCTCGATGAGGCTCGAATCTGAGCTTCCTTTAACCGACGGGAGGTGACAGTCAATAGAAACGGTGAATCGTTCACTGACTGAAGAGATGGTATTGCTGTTGCTGGGCGTGAAAAGTGCTGCTCTACCCTCTTTTATGTTGCGATGAGACAATAGGTTTCTTATCACGACTGGAGTTGAAAACCAAACCCACTATAGTGATATAGCTATGGGTGTGAACTAAACATGAGAGAAAGGCATGCAGTTGACAGTGATGTGATTTCAAGGGTTGGACCCTGTACTGATTTTGGATGCATGATCGCGATCATGATAACGGATACTGAACGGGTTATATACGGGAGGTAGGAAAGATCAAACAAACATCTTGGTATGATACAAAACAGGTCGGCATTCACGTAATGACAGTGACCAGCCCTCCCTCTTGGCCCTCTTTCGGATGCAGCTCCAGCATGGTGTCGGCTTCCTGGGGGAAGGATGTAGAGCGCTTACAAGAGTGGGTTTCGATAATTAGCACAGCCGGTCCGTCTGCTGAGCAAAAATACATCATTCACCTACTTACCTACATACCTAGCTCATGGGTTCGGGTTCGGAGGGGCAATTGCCAAGACTTGTTTGTTCAAGGGTAGGTCTGCACAGCCGCTCCCTCCGTTGCGAGAAAACCTGGCCAATTTGGTAACCTCCAGCGTCTCTCGCGCCAACTAACAATGGTTGATTGGATGACAGACGAGCGGGTGGGGAACCGATATGACCCCGCGTGAGGCGTCCCTGTGAGGCTGACCGAGCAAGCCGGAGGGTTGTGTTTGCGCTGATAACCAACTGCCCAGGTGCCCACACTCTCCCTTTCCAGAAATCGTGCGGTTCGAGAGtgacattttcgtcgtcccGACAGTTCATTTTGTCGCTTCTTAGGGACCTACCACTCAATCCCCGGGCCGGGCAGCGTGGGTGTTATCAACCACAGAATAGGTACAGGATTTTTCGCTCTTAGTATGTTCTGGCTTATCGGGGACAGATtcaaagccaaagatacacGTACTCTTTGCCATCAGTCTGCCATCTGCATAAATGATTCTGCCTGGAATGAAATCCTACAACATGCACCGATTGAATCCCTGTCGGGCTGAGCATTTGTCTACGGTACGTAGCACGCACACACAAGGACTCGAGCAAGACTAGTttctagacctagtctaGTTTTAGTCTAGGCAGATTGCGGACGGAATAGTGACAGAGCCACAACTTGCATCAGCCTCCACTCCTGGTCGCCCGCACAGCTTTTGATTTTATATTTCGTTTCTTCCCTATCCACAGCTGAACTTCTTCCATCGTTTGATGGGGCCAGAATTTCGACCGTCTCCGCAGATAATCAACAGCATATTGCCCCTGATCATGTTACGCCAGCAAATTGAACGTCGCAGAACCATATCATTTTGGGCTGATTTCTTAAAGtagacccttttttttttcttcgtggCTGGCTGCTCGTGGCCTGGCTAACAGATCACTggcggattcgtatccgttGTGGTTTTCCATAGATGGCTCGCCACCAACCAATCGAGAGGGTAGTAAATCCATTTACTGTACCGGGAGGCTTACTTTACAGCTAGCCATCTCACCCCACGTGAACGACCCCTGAGCCGTTGGATCTCAAATGACTGCTATAATGTATACCTAGCCACCTCCGGTAAAACATGTATCGATAAAGCCACGGTTCAGTTTGAAGCCTGCCTGGCATACTGCAACGTTGAATGACCATTCCTATCCCCGGCCGTCCAAGAATTTAGAGGACTCTGAGGCGGGGTCGGCCGACAACAAATTTACCATCAAACACATGAGCATCGCCCTGCATAAGTGGATATACAGCTAGACTAGGGCCCGGCTCGCAAGTAAGAACCTACCTGGAGTcaccaaagaaagaaagcttGTCCCTGCATGTCGTCATATCCGCTCCAGCTGTCAAGGGGCTTGGCAATATTTGTGACTCGAAGTTCTGCCCGGATCATATGATGTCAAGTCACTACAAAACATCCCGCCTGAAGTTTGTTTATAGTCATGACGATTCCTGTTCAGGGCGGCTCTGGGCTTGCAAGGCTGGGTTGCAAGTCAAGAAGGTGCGAGGATCGGAACATTATGTTTGTTAATCGCTCAGGAAATAAATACAGCACCACAGCAGCAACGAGTGCCCTTGCAAGGAGACCGTGGAGCATGTTTGACTTCGGTGCCTTCAGCATTCGCGGTATCGGTAGTGCTAAAACCGGGAGGGATTGGAGGCTGCAGAGATACTTACCCGCCGAGAGCAAGCAAGTGATTTCAAATGGGCGATCAATCACGCAGCACTAGTCACCAGGTAACATAGATAGATGAGCACTGCACAGAGGCATCCAATGAAACCGATTGCGCTGCCAAACATCCCCATAGTATACTCTTGCTACCTGCTCCTTCAGCATAGGCACTTGCATCCCAAGGGCGGTCTTACAGGCATGTGGAATAGCCCGTAGGTATGTTCGGCCAGAAAAGTATATACTTCCGGCATTATCCAATGCTATATCGTAAAGCCGCAACACAGCCGGGTAGTGTAGCAGATGGCAATGTTTTCCGGGTCCATGATGCTGTCTCCTGTCCTCAATCGGGGCGGCATTGGTGGTGTTGGATGTGCTCACCAGCATCCGAAGTAGAACCGCCGGGGTAGAGTCTCAGATGTCAGATGTATATCAGTTGTCACCTGCGGAGGAGATAGGGCACAGTCAATCATGGCTCCCCAGCGAGTTGATATACAGGATCGCAGACACCATAAAACCCAGGTCCGGGGAGCCAAAAGAGAAACAAGAATGCAGGATCGAAAGCCTTTGGTCATGTTGACAGCAACAGAGAGACCCCATCGGCAGAGCAGGCAGTAGTAGTAGCCTTTTAACAGACCAGATGCATGCCAAAGCGATCCagggttaaaacccaaaATGGTACGCTACTGCCCTGGCCTTCAGTCTACCTCCATGTTGAACCGGCTTATTGGGTTTGGTCGGCTGAGAGCAAGGAGCTGAGGCAGACAGCAGAAAAAAATACTCGTAGGCTGGTATCGCATTCGATCACGACTTGCGGAACAAGCGTCGAGAGGTAGTAATAGTGGAGGAACCGGAGTGAGCTCGGCTTCGTGAAGCAGTCGCGCCACGGTTCTTCTGGTCCTTTTGGTCGCGAGCGAGACAAAAAGAAGCGCGATTCCCGTCGCGTAGGCTCCTTGAAACgggaggcggcggagtcagCCGACATATACCTCCGTAGTGAGCGCGAACGCGCACACGCGGGCTGCCGTTGACGAACACTGAGCCGGGACTCGGAAAAGAGCTAGCCCCTGATCAACCCTTGAAGATACAATGCCCTGATATTATTCGGTCGTCCAGGCACATCTAGATTTTTTAGCCATATATTAAATTAAACACCCATGAGAAAAGAACCTTTGGCCGAATGGGTGAACAGGGTTGGACAACGCTCCTCATCTCCCGGGGTAGCAGCACAACTGGGGTCCGAACAGACTGGAGACCACTCCTTTTTCGTCAACAAGCGGTGCAAGGGCCTGAAGTACAAGCGAGAAAAGGCGGGAGAGCTATCAAAATCGGTCAACGGCCTCCCCGCATTTCCTGTCTGTTTTGAGCCTAGGTATGGTCACTGTCCAAGTCCGAGGGGAACAAAGAAGCAATGACCAGGGCATAAGGCAAGCCTGACTGGGCTCGGCCAAGACGCTGGTGAATTGGATGGTGTCATTCTTGGTTGCAAGTCTGATCTTAGCTGTTCTCAAATGAAGGTCGGGATGATTAATACAACAAAGACTGGTAAGTTAAATGAGCTACGACATTGTACTCGTTGATTGCCTACTTTGCCAACAACGAAGGTAGAGAAGAAGCGGTCGACGAGAATGTTGCTCCCTGGCGACCACGGTTGACTAGAGGAGAAATGAAGATCCACCAAGGCGATTGGAATCCTCAATGTGGATTCGAGATCTCCTGTATTAGACCTATCAGACTTGTGCCTATTTGACATGGAGATAATTATAATCCTGGAGCAACGTAACATCGTCAGTGACAAGGGAAAGAGACACTACGATAGACTAGCAAACTAGGTATAATCGGTGAGAGAATGGGACCGAGTAAGGCTAATGGGTAGAGTGGTAGTGGTATTGTGAAAGAAGGGAGGCATCTGTGTTTGGCGATAGGGCGCCCCAGCCAATATAGGTGGTCAGACAATCGATTGGACATTGTCCGCCAAATTTCCTGGAAGCAAGCAAAGAATACCAAGACAGGGTATCGGTGCATTGGCGATATTGCGAAAAGCTTCTCCCGACATTTGCAAGCCAACCGACCACGGAGAGTGAGTGATGGAAAAGCCACCACCATGCATGGAAGGATGGAAGGGTTGcggaagagagaaagagacagataaaaaaaatgaaataaaaaagaagaaaaagggttGCACAAGTCCCAATTCGTCAAAGGTCGTGGTGCGGTGGGGCGGCCAATAACAGGACGAAATTGAGTCGAACAAAGCTGAATGGCTGCAGCTGTTGTACCGCCATATCTCGCTTCTGTTTCTAGCCGCCAAAGCAGAAAGAAGCATACCTTGCATACATGCATGCATACTATGTAGACGGTTTCATTGGGACCTACCTGCAGATCTTGTTTCTACCGTACCGTACCGTGCTGTCTGCCTCCTTCCTTGCCGACCAAACAACAGTACAGTACGAACCCGCGTTGAAGATCTAAGCTGACATGTGGAAactacctaggcaggtaaTAGGTAATTAGATGACTATCAAACATGGCAACATTTGCTGGCAAGGTTCAAAGAAGAGGGGCAAGGGGGCAGCAGACAAGCAGTGGAGGCTTGCAGGAAGACGGCAAGACGGTTCAGTGGAGGTTTACTAGCCCTGGCGTGATCTCTCACTGTAACCCGTGCACGTACAGTACCACGCTACCTAGTTGCCTGCACTTTCTGCATTAAACTCAATAGGGAATCCGTCCGAGACCGACCGAAAATAGCACGGTGCGCCGAATCTAGCGAAAGCCATCAAAGTAGAACACCACAACAGCGGAACCAATGTTTGAGCAGCAGCCTCTACAGTACAGCACCGTCGATTAATTAATAGCTGAAGTTGCCGAAGGTAGTAATTATGTACTCACCTCCACTTGTGCAGCACTAAATTTCAATTTCCGGGCACCTGGAGACTAACCCACATTTGAGAAACAGATCTTGGACCCTTGGTTGGTTGCATAGCATTTGGAACCAGGGAATCGATTGTGCATCTAACCCCTGTTTACTCGAGCATGATTGGGATGCGTCTTCCAACAGCCAAAAGCCtctaccaaaaaaaacaagcccaCAATGTTATTGTGCAAGCCATCAATCGCGCATGAGCATACATACCGCTAACACCGTAAACACTGCTTTACACAAGTTGGTTGTGTGGCTACGTTTTGAAAATGTGATATTCGAcactgtaggtacctaacaactaatacctacctactttacACAATACGAGCTTGCTGATCGTTTCTGGGTCCATGTGTCCCCTTTAATTGTGCTGATCAGCCAACACAGTGACGGCATGTTTTTATTCTCCGTCTGATAAGGTAAGAGAATTTGCCCATCCAAATGCAGGTCGGGCTGGCTGACAATAGTCACATTCTGCAGTATCGGAATGGAAGTGCTTTTGTCGCCAGTCTGTGCTCCCCGGGCGGGCACTACTGTCGACCATTGTTGTTAGGATGATTGAAATCCATTAATCCCATGGTGGCAGCCGTGATCAATCAAGCTTAATCCAATCAAAATGCCAGCTTGGCAGGCTAGATGCGTGATGAACAAGAGAGGCAAGTCGGGGTTTGTGGCATTGGCCGGTTGGTGGCGGTCTCCAGCCGCCGGGTCAAGTCTCCATCGCCGAAATAACGTCGACATCAGCTAGATTACCCGCCTAGGATCTACTATCAGCGACGGATTATTACCTTGACAGGTTTGtttaattttttaaattttttttattgcggCCCCGGCTGCGACGCACGGAGCTCATGTGCCTGGTTGTAACTGTACGGTAAGttctacagtacagtacctgCAGTACAGACTACAGAACACCTGCAACCTTGCCGACCAATCATGGGTTTGGTTCTTGGTCGATTGAAGCCAATCTTAGTTAAGCGCGCGCCGTCtgtcaaagaaaagaaaaaagagacaagcCGGGCCATTTTCTTGTTGCTAG from Pyricularia oryzae 70-15 chromosome 4, whole genome shotgun sequence includes these protein-coding regions:
- a CDS encoding mitochondrial import inner membrane translocase subunit tim-13; its protein translation is MGWFGSSKPEETQTPVPVSEFSGMAAPSSTTGALSASQSASIKEALMKQIQTESNTANVRMLMENVNSTCFEKCVPTPGSSLSGSETACVQACTEKYIQAWNVVNASYLRRIQQEAAKAR